The proteins below come from a single Crossiella sp. CA-258035 genomic window:
- a CDS encoding sigma-70 family RNA polymerase sigma factor — translation MTVPLKLTEQEPQEVVLEAHDLDAQSPAADLVRVYLNGIGRTALLTAAQEVDLAKRIEAGVFARHMLDEDRSLSPQRRADLRTLVRDGHTAKNHLLEANLRLVVSLAKRYTGRGMPLLDLIQEGNLGLIRAVEKFDYSKGFKFSTYATWWIRQAITRGMADQGRTIRLPVHLVEQVNKLARIKRDLHQQLGREATHEELAAESGLPADKIADLLDHARDPVSLDMPVGAEEDAPLGDFIEDSEATDAESAVISGLLQDDLRRVLATLDDREQHVIRLRYGLDDGQPRTLDQIGRRFGLSRERVRQIEREVMSKLRQGDRAERLRAYAS, via the coding sequence ATGACCGTCCCACTGAAGCTTACTGAGCAGGAGCCGCAGGAGGTTGTTCTCGAGGCGCACGACCTCGACGCGCAGAGCCCCGCGGCTGACTTGGTTCGAGTCTACCTGAACGGAATCGGCCGCACCGCGCTGTTGACCGCGGCGCAGGAGGTCGATCTCGCCAAGCGGATCGAGGCAGGTGTATTCGCGCGGCACATGCTGGATGAGGACAGGTCACTGTCCCCGCAGCGCCGCGCGGACCTGCGGACGCTGGTCCGGGACGGGCACACCGCGAAGAACCACCTGCTGGAGGCGAACCTCCGCCTGGTGGTCAGCCTCGCCAAGCGCTACACCGGCCGCGGCATGCCGCTGCTGGACCTGATCCAGGAAGGCAACCTGGGCCTGATCCGCGCGGTGGAGAAGTTCGACTACAGCAAGGGCTTCAAGTTCTCCACCTACGCGACCTGGTGGATCCGCCAGGCGATCACCCGCGGCATGGCCGACCAGGGCCGCACCATCCGGCTGCCCGTGCACCTGGTGGAACAGGTGAACAAGCTGGCCCGGATCAAGCGCGACCTGCACCAGCAGCTGGGCCGCGAGGCCACGCACGAGGAACTGGCCGCCGAGTCCGGCCTGCCCGCTGACAAGATCGCCGACCTGCTCGACCACGCGCGGGACCCGGTGAGCCTGGACATGCCGGTGGGCGCCGAGGAAGACGCCCCGCTGGGCGACTTCATCGAGGACTCCGAGGCCACCGACGCCGAGAGCGCGGTCATCTCGGGCCTGCTCCAGGACGACCTGCGCCGGGTGCTGGCCACCCTGGACGACCGGGAGCAGCACGTGATCCGCCTGCGCTACGGCCTGGACGACGGCCAGCCCAGGACGCTGGACCAGATCGGCCGCCGGTTCGGCCTCTCGCGGGAGCGGGTGCGCCAGATCGAGCGGGAGGTCATGTCCAAGCTCCGTCAGGGTGACCGCGCCGAACGCCTGCGCGCCTACGCCAGCTGA
- a CDS encoding aldo/keto reductase, with the protein MTISDFRMGFGAMRLTGWDRPADPAQAIGVARHAVELGVDFIDTADAYGLGANEELLAQALHPYPAHLVIGTKAGQCRPGPGEWVPLGRPEYLRQQVELSLRRLRVECLDLFQLHRIDPKIPAQEQFGVLADLVREGKAARVGLSEVSVEQLALAREQVEIASVQNRYNLADRRHEDVLACCEAAGIAFVPWLPVANGALPQPVTEVARELGATPAQVALAWLLHRSPVVVPIPGTSSRAHLAENVAAREITLTAAQLARLG; encoded by the coding sequence ATGACGATCAGTGACTTCCGGATGGGGTTCGGCGCGATGCGGCTCACCGGCTGGGACCGGCCCGCCGACCCGGCCCAGGCGATCGGGGTGGCCCGCCACGCGGTGGAGCTCGGCGTGGACTTCATCGACACCGCCGACGCCTACGGACTCGGCGCCAACGAGGAGCTCCTGGCCCAGGCCCTGCACCCCTACCCGGCGCACCTGGTGATCGGCACCAAGGCAGGCCAATGTCGGCCGGGGCCGGGGGAGTGGGTGCCGCTGGGCCGCCCGGAGTACCTGCGCCAACAGGTGGAGCTGAGCCTGCGGCGGCTGCGGGTGGAGTGCCTGGACCTGTTCCAGCTGCACCGGATCGACCCGAAGATCCCGGCGCAGGAACAGTTCGGCGTGCTGGCCGACCTGGTGCGCGAGGGCAAGGCGGCCAGGGTCGGGCTGTCCGAGGTGAGCGTCGAGCAGCTGGCGCTGGCCCGTGAACAGGTGGAGATCGCCAGCGTGCAGAACCGGTACAACCTGGCCGACCGGCGGCACGAGGACGTGCTGGCCTGCTGCGAGGCGGCGGGGATCGCGTTCGTGCCCTGGCTGCCGGTGGCCAACGGCGCGCTGCCCCAGCCGGTGACCGAGGTGGCGCGGGAGCTCGGCGCGACACCGGCGCAGGTGGCGCTGGCCTGGCTGCTGCACCGCTCGCCGGTGGTCGTGCCGATCCCCGGCACCAGCTCGCGGGCGCACCTGGCGGAGAACGTGGCCGCGCGGGAGATCACGCTGACCGCGGCGCAGCTGGCCAGACTCGGGTGA
- a CDS encoding LysR family transcriptional regulator, with amino-acid sequence MLDLPQLQALHAVHAQGSVRAAARVLHLTTSAVSQRLARLERELGRPLLERTGRGVRLTEAALVLVEHAERILAAVAEAEAAVEDHAGAVLGGVSVAAFSTAARALLPPALALLRARHPELRVRLGELEPHECLPLVARAELDLAILQDWPDEPLDLPTGLDRAPLLDDVVDLAVPVGHRLTGTVSLAELAGEGWVSWPDGTGCHAWLHRITGGADVLHTAGEHHTQLALVARGLGVAMMPRLGRGELPPGVRVVELDPAPHRHVYAVWRPESARRPAIRAVLEAVDLAALELAG; translated from the coding sequence GTGCTCGACCTGCCCCAGCTGCAAGCCCTGCACGCGGTGCACGCCCAGGGTTCGGTGCGGGCGGCCGCGCGGGTGCTGCACCTGACCACCTCGGCGGTGTCCCAGCGGCTGGCCAGGCTGGAGCGCGAGCTGGGGCGGCCGCTGCTGGAGCGCACCGGGCGCGGGGTGCGGCTGACCGAGGCCGCGCTGGTGCTGGTCGAGCACGCCGAACGCATCCTGGCCGCGGTCGCCGAGGCGGAGGCCGCGGTGGAGGACCACGCCGGGGCGGTGCTGGGCGGGGTGTCGGTGGCGGCCTTCTCCACCGCGGCCCGCGCCCTGCTGCCGCCCGCGCTGGCCCTGCTCCGCGCCCGCCACCCCGAGCTGCGGGTCCGGCTCGGCGAGCTGGAACCGCACGAGTGCCTGCCGCTGGTCGCCCGCGCCGAGCTGGACCTGGCGATCCTGCAGGACTGGCCGGACGAACCCCTGGACCTGCCGACCGGCCTGGACCGCGCGCCGCTGCTGGACGACGTGGTCGACCTCGCTGTGCCAGTGGGGCACAGGCTGACCGGCACCGTGTCCCTTGCCGAGCTGGCCGGGGAGGGCTGGGTCAGCTGGCCGGACGGGACCGGGTGCCACGCCTGGCTGCACCGGATCACCGGCGGCGCGGACGTGCTGCACACCGCGGGCGAGCACCACACCCAGCTGGCGCTGGTGGCGCGCGGGCTGGGGGTGGCGATGATGCCGAGGCTGGGCCGGGGCGAGCTGCCGCCGGGCGTGCGGGTGGTCGAGCTGGATCCCGCGCCGCACCGGCACGTGTACGCGGTGTGGCGGCCGGAGTCGGCGCGGCGACCGGCGATCAGGGCGGTGCTGGAAGCCGTCGACCTGGCGGCGCTGGAGCTGGCTGGTTGA
- a CDS encoding fumarate hydratase: MTATTTAFNYTDVLPLGPDQTEYRLVTTEGVRLVEAAGRRFLEVDPEVLTLLAREAIKDIQHLLRPSHLAQLRAIIDDPEASGNDRFVAMDLLRNACIAAGGVLPMCQDTGTAIVMGKRTETVLTGGADEQALSRGIFDAYQELNLRYSQMAPVTFWDEKNTGSNLPAQVEVFTKPGQEPKYEFLFMAKGGGSANKTFLYQETKALLNPARLAKFLDEKLRSLGTAACPPYHLAVVVGGLSAEQNLKVAKLASARYLDELPTEGSPLGHAFRDVDLEQQVLELTRQFGIGAQFGGKYFCHDVRVIRLPRHGASCPVGVAVSCSADRQAKAKITPEGVFIEQLERDPARFLPEVGDGELSDEVVRIDLTRPMAEIRETLSQLPVKTRVSLTGPLVVARDIAHAKIKERLDAGEGMPQYLRDHPVYYAGPAKTPEGYASGSFGPTTAGRMDSYVEQFQAAGGSLVVLAKGNRSKQVTEACQSHGGFYLGSIGGPAARLAQDCIRKVEVLEYAELGMEAVWKIEVEDFPAFVVVDDKGNDFFAGTSQPTLQVSFHR; the protein is encoded by the coding sequence GTGACTGCCACCACCACGGCGTTCAACTACACCGACGTCCTGCCGCTGGGCCCGGACCAGACCGAGTACCGCCTCGTCACCACCGAGGGCGTGCGGCTGGTCGAGGCGGCCGGGCGGCGCTTCCTCGAGGTCGACCCCGAGGTGCTGACCCTGCTCGCCCGGGAGGCGATCAAGGACATCCAGCACCTGCTGCGGCCTTCGCACCTGGCTCAGCTGCGCGCGATCATCGACGACCCGGAGGCCAGCGGCAACGACCGGTTCGTGGCGATGGACCTGCTGCGCAACGCCTGCATCGCCGCGGGCGGGGTGCTGCCGATGTGCCAGGACACCGGCACCGCGATCGTGATGGGCAAGCGCACCGAGACCGTGCTCACCGGCGGCGCGGACGAGCAGGCGCTGTCCAGGGGCATCTTCGACGCCTACCAGGAACTGAACCTGCGCTACTCGCAGATGGCCCCGGTGACCTTCTGGGACGAGAAGAACACCGGCTCCAACCTGCCCGCGCAGGTGGAGGTCTTCACCAAGCCCGGCCAGGAACCCAAGTACGAGTTCCTGTTCATGGCCAAGGGCGGCGGCAGCGCGAACAAGACCTTCCTGTACCAGGAGACCAAGGCGCTGCTGAACCCGGCGCGGCTGGCCAAGTTCCTGGACGAGAAGCTGCGCAGCCTGGGCACCGCGGCCTGCCCGCCCTACCACCTGGCGGTGGTGGTCGGCGGCCTGTCCGCGGAGCAGAACCTGAAGGTGGCCAAGCTGGCCTCCGCGCGCTACCTGGACGAGCTGCCCACCGAGGGATCGCCGCTGGGGCACGCCTTCCGCGATGTCGACCTGGAACAGCAGGTGCTGGAGCTGACCCGGCAGTTCGGCATCGGCGCGCAGTTCGGCGGCAAGTACTTCTGCCACGACGTGCGGGTGATCCGGCTGCCGCGGCACGGCGCCTCCTGCCCGGTCGGTGTGGCGGTGTCCTGCTCGGCGGACCGGCAGGCCAAGGCGAAGATCACCCCGGAGGGCGTGTTCATCGAGCAGCTGGAGCGGGACCCGGCGCGGTTCCTGCCCGAGGTCGGCGACGGCGAGCTCTCCGACGAGGTGGTGCGGATCGACCTGACCCGCCCGATGGCGGAGATCCGGGAGACGCTGTCGCAGCTGCCGGTGAAGACCAGGGTGTCGCTGACCGGTCCGCTGGTGGTGGCCCGCGACATCGCGCACGCCAAGATCAAGGAGCGGCTGGACGCGGGCGAGGGCATGCCGCAGTACCTGCGCGACCACCCCGTCTACTACGCGGGCCCGGCCAAGACGCCGGAGGGCTACGCCTCGGGTTCGTTCGGGCCGACCACCGCGGGCCGGATGGACTCCTACGTCGAGCAGTTCCAGGCCGCGGGCGGCTCACTGGTCGTGCTGGCCAAGGGAAACCGGTCCAAGCAGGTGACCGAGGCCTGCCAGAGCCACGGCGGGTTCTACCTCGGCTCGATCGGCGGCCCGGCGGCGCGGCTGGCCCAGGACTGCATCCGCAAGGTCGAGGTGCTGGAGTACGCCGAGCTGGGCATGGAGGCGGTGTGGAAGATCGAGGTGGAGGACTTCCCCGCGTTCGTGGTGGTCGACGACAAGGGCAACGACTTCTTCGCGGGCACCAGCCAGCCGACGCTGCAGGTGTCCTTCCACCGCTGA
- the dtd gene encoding D-aminoacyl-tRNA deacylase — protein MRAVVSRVSRASVTVDGEVVGAIDEPGLLVLLGVTHTDTEATAATMARKLHELRVLRDEQSCAETGAPLLVVSQFTLYGQTRKGRRPSWTGAARPEAAEPLVAAVVEALRNRGARVETGRFRAAMAVESVNDGPFTVLVDL, from the coding sequence GTGAGGGCGGTCGTCTCCCGGGTGAGCCGGGCCAGCGTGACCGTGGACGGCGAGGTGGTGGGCGCGATCGACGAGCCGGGCCTGCTGGTCCTGCTCGGCGTCACGCACACCGACACCGAGGCGACCGCGGCCACCATGGCCCGCAAGCTGCACGAGTTGCGCGTGCTGCGGGACGAGCAGTCCTGTGCCGAAACCGGGGCTCCGCTGCTCGTAGTGAGCCAGTTCACGCTCTACGGCCAGACCCGCAAGGGCAGGCGGCCCTCGTGGACCGGGGCGGCCCGGCCGGAAGCCGCCGAACCGTTGGTGGCCGCGGTGGTAGAAGCCCTGCGCAACCGGGGTGCGCGGGTGGAGACCGGGCGGTTCCGGGCGGCCATGGCGGTGGAAAGCGTGAACGACGGGCCATTCACCGTGCTGGTCGATCTTTAA
- a CDS encoding tyrosine-protein phosphatase: MTTGLANGRDLGGLPTEDGRQTRPGVLLRSEAPMAGDPVPELAGWPPAVVLDLRGAKEGNPEHPLLLDGAQVHRIPMLDLVMAAAATDPAALDLGKLYLQLLEESAAGLVEVVRLAGSAPGAVLVHCSVGKDRTGVSVALLLRVAGVPREVVVADYVRTEANMSGVIRRVALSLGRPEPTEEQLAAMKHLLAAPAPAIEGVLDVLDNHEGGPRGWLLAHGATEQEINRWITRILAD; this comes from the coding sequence ATGACGACCGGCTTGGCCAACGGCAGGGACCTGGGCGGACTGCCCACCGAGGACGGCAGGCAGACCCGCCCCGGCGTGCTGCTGCGCAGCGAGGCGCCGATGGCCGGCGACCCGGTGCCGGAGCTGGCCGGCTGGCCGCCCGCGGTCGTGCTCGACCTGCGCGGCGCCAAGGAGGGCAACCCGGAGCACCCGCTGCTGCTCGACGGCGCGCAGGTGCACCGCATTCCGATGCTGGACCTGGTGATGGCCGCCGCGGCCACCGATCCCGCCGCGCTGGACCTGGGCAAGCTCTACCTCCAGCTGCTGGAGGAGTCCGCGGCCGGGCTGGTCGAGGTGGTCCGGCTGGCCGGGTCGGCGCCGGGCGCGGTGCTGGTGCACTGCTCGGTCGGCAAGGACCGCACCGGGGTGTCGGTCGCGCTGCTGCTGCGGGTGGCCGGGGTGCCGAGGGAGGTCGTGGTCGCCGACTACGTGCGCACCGAGGCCAACATGAGCGGGGTGATCCGCCGGGTCGCGCTCAGCCTCGGCCGTCCCGAGCCCACCGAGGAGCAGCTGGCCGCGATGAAGCACCTGCTGGCCGCCCCCGCCCCGGCGATCGAGGGCGTGCTGGACGTGCTGGACAACCACGAAGGCGGCCCCCGCGGCTGGCTGCTCGCCCACGGCGCCACCGAGCAGGAGATCAACCGCTGGATCACCCGCATCCTGGCGGACTGA